The Silene latifolia isolate original U9 population chromosome Y, ASM4854445v1, whole genome shotgun sequence sequence ACATTCGGCCGTCCTACATCAATTTGGTCGAACGAAATTTGTATCGGGGGGTCCCGGGCGAGGATCCTAGGAAACATATGGAATGATTTGCTGATTATTGTTCATCCATCCCTACATCCAAGGGAGTGacccaagacaagataaaggaagttctctttcctttctctctgaccGATAATGCGATTGAATGGTTGACGGACCTGGATAGAGAAGCAGCAGGTATCACGGATTGGACTAATTTAGCTCTAGCCTTCTAAAAGAAGTACTTTCCTCCGCAGAGGACCAATGCATTGAGGGCCCAGATTACTAATTTCAAGCAGACGGGTTCTGAAAATCTGTTTGAAGCATGGTGCCGCTTTAAGAAAGCTGTGAGATCGGTACCCCATCATGGATTCCAACAGTGGTTTTTatgcaaccaattctataatgggttatACGATGATCATTGAGCCATTTTAGATACTGCAGCTAATGGTAGATTCCAGCGCGAGGTTAATGATGATAAGGGCTGGAAGCTTATTGAGGAGATAGCTAATCACACTGCAGAATATGGGAATCCGCGGAGTGGTACACGGACGATAGCTAATGTCGAATGTGAGGATATGGATGCTAAGTTCGAAAGGCTTAATGATAGGTTTGACCAATTGGAGATGCAGACTCGAGGGAGTCAACAAACGGTTCACATGCTAAAGAAAGACGATACGAATCTTTGTGAGAGATGCGGTGAGCTGGGGCACGTTGCTATTGACTGTTTTGCTGATAGAGAGCAAGTCTTTTCTTTCCAGTAGTACCGTCAAGGGTATAATTCGGGGTATGTCCATCCAAATCTGGGTTGGTCgtcaaaatgtcctaaatcctactcctccaccgcagcaacaagcTTATGTGCCACCGCATAAGCAAAGTTATAAAAAACCCCCGCAATTTCCAAATCCGCAGCAAGGAAGTTCTTCATCTGGAGGAATTTCAGAAGTGGGAGAGCTGAAATCCATGATTCAAGCTCTCGCTACACAAGTGAATAGGTCGGACCAAGCAACCAATGCTACTATCAAATTGCTTGAGTCGCAAATAGCTCAAGTTGCCGCAAATCAATCCACGAGGCAACCCGGACAGCTGCCTTCTCAATctaaaaagaggaaagaaatgtTGAATATGATAACATTGAGAACCGGACTGACTTATTCTGATGCTGATATTGTTGGTACTGATGTTTCTGGCACGAATTCCAATGCTACTGCTGCTGACAGTACGACAGCTCTCGATTGAGAGGtttgtgttcctcgatcgagagaaaatggagagatgaagctcgatcgagaggttgctgtagctcgatcgagcactgctgttggtgaagtctctcgatcgagtgaaagttgTGATCGATCGACAGATTCTGAtgatgaaagtggtcgatcgaggccAATGAGCAAGAGTATGATTAATAACGCTTTGATTTATGACACGCATAACAGAGCTcctattgaagatgctccatatctAGGGCGCTTGAAGAGGGTCAAGAAGACGGAGCCTGAGTTCGCACGTTTCGGTGAACTTGTGTGAGGATTGAACGTAAGTGTTCCGTTTATCGAGCTGCTAAAAAAGGTACCTTCATATCTAAAATTTATGCGAGAAGTATTAATGCGTAAAAGGACCATAGATGATGTTGAGACAGTAGCTTTGACGGAGGGGTGTTCTGCACACCTCCAAAATAGGACCCCACCTAAGCTTGCTGACCCTGGAAGTTTTTCGATACCGTGTCACATTGGACTTCAATTAATTGATAATGCGTTGTGTGATTTAGGAGCAAGTGTTAGCGTGTTACCCTTGTCTTTGGCCAAACGGTTAGGATTCACTAAATTCCATTGTACCAACATGACGGTCCAGATGGCTGATCGGACCTTGTCACGACCTTTAGGAGTACTGCAAGATATTGCTGTGCAAATAGAAATATTTCTTATTCCTGTCGATTTTGTCGTGTTAGATATACCCGAAGATAATCACACCCCAATTATTCTGGGAAGACCGTTC is a genomic window containing:
- the LOC141631409 gene encoding uncharacterized protein LOC141631409 is translated as MRKRTIDDVETVALTEGCSAHLQNRTPPKLADPGSFSIPCHIGLQLIDNALCDLGASVSVLPLSLAKRLGFTKFHCTNMTVQMADRTLSRPLGVLQDIAVQIEIFLIPVDFVVLDIPEDNHTPIILGRPFLHTAQAVIDVGLCTLTFNIGGEELVFAKPATYRGSMRFLECHAIPAVVLLRHP